A genome region from Tolypothrix sp. PCC 7712 includes the following:
- the tsaB gene encoding tRNA (adenosine(37)-N6)-threonylcarbamoyltransferase complex dimerization subunit type 1 TsaB, with protein MTTELENLAVTKYGLALHTTTPELGLAINNFAGDNRSHVWNLGRDLSSFVHQYLVEFIQPQTWSDIGFLAVAKGPGGFTGTRIGVVLARTLGQQLEIPVFAVSTLAAVAWSAKDNIAKTDAIAIQMPAQRGQVFGAIYQPHADSSNLTTLLPDSVFTPEAWQETLANWQTTYQLIEAKSALAATVTNILELADLDWEQGKHPHWSEALPYYGQHPVDV; from the coding sequence TTGACTACTGAATTAGAAAACCTTGCAGTCACAAAATATGGTTTAGCACTGCACACCACAACCCCTGAATTAGGATTAGCAATTAATAATTTTGCTGGCGATAATCGCTCTCATGTATGGAATTTAGGACGTGATTTGTCCAGCTTTGTCCATCAATACTTAGTAGAATTTATTCAGCCACAAACTTGGTCAGATATAGGCTTTTTGGCAGTGGCTAAAGGCCCTGGTGGTTTTACAGGCACAAGGATTGGTGTAGTTTTAGCACGGACATTAGGACAACAATTAGAGATTCCTGTATTTGCAGTATCTACTTTAGCTGCAGTTGCTTGGAGTGCAAAAGATAATATTGCTAAAACAGATGCGATCGCAATTCAAATGCCAGCCCAACGAGGTCAAGTTTTTGGCGCTATTTATCAACCTCATGCCGATAGCTCAAATCTGACAACATTACTACCAGATAGCGTATTTACACCTGAAGCATGGCAAGAGACTTTAGCAAATTGGCAGACAACTTATCAATTAATTGAAGCAAAATCTGCGTTAGCAGCAACAGTCACTAATATTTTGGAACTAGCTGATCTAGACTGGGAACAAGGAAAGCATCCGCATTGGTCTGAGGCTTTACCCTACTATGGACAGCATCCTGTAGATGTTTAA